CGGGCAGGATGAGGTGCGTGAGGCCGCCGGCTCCGCTGACGGGCAGCCAGCCGAGCTTGATGGAGACGAGCAGAATCAGAATGGGGCCGAGCGCGAAGACCGGAAACGAAAGACCCAGCAGGCTGACGACGCCGACGGCGTGATCTTGCCAGCGGCCGCGGTAGAGTGCGGCCTGAATGCCCGCCGGAATGGAGAGCAGCAGGCCGATGAGGAGCGCGGCCAGCGTCAGTTCGACGGTGTAGGGGTAGCGGTTGAGCACCAGCGCGGTGACGCTCTGGCCCATGCGCAGCGACTGGCCGAGATTGCCGTGCAGCACGCCTTCCCAAATAGTGGATGTACTGCACGTGCAGCGGCAGATCGAGGCCATACTCATGACGCAGGGCGGTCACGTCAGCGGGGCGCGCGCCGTCGCCCAGCATCTGCTGGATGGGGTCGCCGGGCACCAGATGAATCAGGAAGAAAACGAGCGAGACCACCAGCCACAGCACGGGCAGGGTGTAGAGCAGACGGATGGCGAGCGAACGCAGGACACGCTTCATGCTTCGGCGGCGTCCCCGGTGTCGTCCTTCATCGAGGGGAGTTCCTGCACGCGAATTCTGCTGATGCGATTGCCTTCCATCTCCATCACGGTGAGCCTTCGGCCATCATAGACGATGCTTTCGCCCTGCTCGGGGATCTTGCCGAGCTGCGTGAGCACGAATCCGGCGAGGGTTTCGACGCCGCCCTCGCGGGGCAGGTCCCAGTGCATCTGGGTTTCAAGATCGCGCAGGGTGACGCTGCCGTCGAGCACGAGCTCGCCGCTGGTACGGGCGAGCAGACTGGGGGGGGCGAGGTCAAACTCGTCCTCGACCTCGCCGATCAACTGCTCGATGGCATCTTCGACGGTGACAAGGCCAATGGTCGAGCCATATTCATCGACCACGATGGCGAGATGGCGGCGGCGCTGCTGGAACTCACGCAGGAGGTCAAGGACCGGCTTGGTTTCAGGCACGACGAGCACCTCGCGCATGACCTGCCGCAGCAGCATGCCGCTGAAGGGTTCGCTGGAAAAACGCGTCTGAGCCGAGGCGCGAAAGTGCATGAGGCGCGCGATGTCTTTGGCATAGACGACACCGACGATGAACTCGTGGCCGCGTGCCGGATCATAGACCGGGATGCGCGAGTGCATCTCGGCGACAATGCGCGCGCTGGCCTGCTCAATGGGCAGATCAAAGGGCAACGCGAACATCTGCTGACGCGGCGTCATGATCTCGCGAGTGAGCAGTTCGTCGAGCTCGAGCGAGCGATGGATGAGCGTCTCTTCAAACTCCGGCAGCACGCCCATGCGCCGCGCGGCGGTGGCCATGAGCATGAGTTCTTCAGAGGAATGTACGCCGCCCTGATGGGCAATGGGCGTATCAAAGGCACGCAGCACCAGCGCGGCCGAAGAGTTCATGAGCCGGACGACAGGGCGCGAGATGCGGATGAAGAAGTCCATGGGGCCGGCGATGCCCAGCACCATCTGGTCGGTGCGATGAAGGGCGAGCGCTTTGGGCACCAGTTCGCCGACGAGCACCTGAAAATAAGTGATGCCGGCGAAGGCGAGAGCGAGGGCTGCGACGCGGCCGTAGAGGCGGGCGTCAGGAAGCCAGCCGATCCAATGGCGCAGCAGGTCGGCGATGAAGGGCTCGCCGATCCAGCCGAGGGCCAGGCTGCAGAGCGTGACGCCGAGCTGCACGGCGGGGAGAAAGTCGCCGAGGTTCTCCTGCAGTTTTTTGACGAGGAGGGCGCGGGCGTCGCCGGTGTGAATAAGCTGCTCCACACGGGTGGCCCGCACGCTGACCAGCGCCAACTCGGCGGCCACAAAGAAGCCGTTGGCGAGGATGAGCATGACAATCGCCGCGCCATGAAGGAGGAGAAACTCTGACATTGCCTCAGAGTC
The DNA window shown above is from Acidobacterium capsulatum ATCC 51196 and carries:
- a CDS encoding hemolysin family protein: MSEFLLLHGAAIVMLILANGFFVAAELALVSVRATRVEQLIHTGDARALLVKKLQENLGDFLPAVQLGVTLCSLALGWIGEPFIADLLRHWIGWLPDARLYGRVAALALAFAGITYFQVLVGELVPKALALHRTDQMVLGIAGPMDFFIRISRPVVRLMNSSAALVLRAFDTPIAHQGGVHSSEELMLMATAARRMGVLPEFEETLIHRSLELDELLTREIMTPRQQMFALPFDLPIEQASARIVAEMHSRIPVYDPARGHEFIVGVVYAKDIARLMHFRASAQTRFSSEPFSGMLLRQVMREVLVVPETKPVLDLLREFQQRRRHLAIVVDEYGSTIGLVTVEDAIEQLIGEVEDEFDLAPPSLLARTSGELVLDGSVTLRDLETQMHWDLPREGGVETLAGFVLTQLGKIPEQGESIVYDGRRLTVMEMEGNRISRIRVQELPSMKDDTGDAAEA